Proteins from a genomic interval of Xanthomonas sp. AM6:
- a CDS encoding malate dehydrogenase, whose product MKTPVRVAVTGAAGQIGYALLFRIASGEMLGKDQPVILQLLELPMEKAQAALKGVMMELEDCAFPLLAGMVGTDDAEVAFKDADIALLVGARPRGPGMERKDLLLENAKIFTAQGAALNKVASRNVKVLVVGNPANTNAYIAMKSAPDLNPKNFTAMLRLDHNRALSQLALKLGKPVGGIEKLVVWGNHSPTMYPDYRFATADGASVADAINDQEWNAGSFIPTVGKRGAAIIEARGLSSAASAANAAIDHVRDWVLGSNGKWVTMGVPSDGSYGIPEGVMFGFPVTTANGEYTLVKDLPIDDFSRKYIDKTLAELEEERSGVAHLLG is encoded by the coding sequence ATGAAGACACCCGTACGTGTTGCTGTGACCGGCGCCGCCGGCCAGATCGGCTATGCCCTGCTGTTCCGTATCGCCTCCGGCGAGATGCTGGGCAAGGACCAGCCGGTGATCCTGCAGCTGCTCGAGCTGCCGATGGAGAAGGCCCAGGCCGCGCTGAAGGGCGTGATGATGGAGCTGGAAGACTGCGCGTTCCCGCTGCTGGCCGGCATGGTCGGCACCGACGACGCCGAAGTGGCGTTCAAGGACGCCGACATCGCCCTGCTGGTCGGCGCGCGTCCGCGCGGCCCGGGCATGGAGCGCAAGGACCTGCTGCTGGAGAACGCCAAGATCTTCACCGCGCAGGGCGCGGCGCTGAACAAGGTGGCCAGCCGCAACGTCAAGGTGCTGGTGGTCGGCAACCCGGCCAACACCAACGCCTACATCGCGATGAAGTCGGCGCCGGACCTGAACCCGAAGAACTTCACCGCGATGCTGCGCCTGGACCACAACCGCGCGCTGAGCCAGCTGGCGCTCAAGCTCGGCAAGCCGGTCGGCGGCATCGAGAAGCTGGTGGTGTGGGGCAACCACAGCCCGACCATGTACCCGGACTACCGCTTCGCCACCGCCGACGGCGCCTCCGTCGCCGATGCGATCAACGACCAGGAATGGAACGCCGGCAGTTTCATCCCGACCGTGGGCAAGCGCGGCGCGGCGATCATCGAAGCGCGCGGCCTGTCCTCCGCCGCCTCGGCCGCCAATGCCGCGATCGACCACGTGCGCGACTGGGTGCTGGGCAGCAACGGCAAGTGGGTGACCATGGGCGTGCCGTCCGACGGTTCCTACGGCATCCCGGAAGGGGTGATGTTCGGCTTCCCGGTGACCACCGCCAACGGCGAGTACACCCTGGTCAAGGACCTGCCGATCGACGACTTCAGCCGCAAGTACATCGACAAGACCCTGGCCGAGCTGGAAGAAGAGCGCAGCGGCGTGGCGCACCTGCTGGGTTGA
- a CDS encoding glutaredoxin domain-containing protein, translating into MRSLLLCMLLLGIGGGVHALWRSSQASAPPALAAGDPRRLTGEDGIVMLAADWCGYCRRQQADFERAQVRYRVLDVEQEDGRLAAAALGREGVPVTVIGQHVIDGYDTAALDAHLQPLGYRVY; encoded by the coding sequence ATGCGTTCCCTTCTGTTGTGCATGCTGCTGCTCGGGATCGGCGGCGGCGTGCATGCGTTGTGGCGCAGCAGCCAGGCGTCGGCACCGCCCGCGCTGGCGGCCGGCGATCCGCGCCGGCTCACCGGCGAGGACGGCATCGTCATGCTGGCCGCCGACTGGTGCGGCTACTGCCGCCGGCAACAGGCCGATTTCGAACGTGCCCAGGTCCGCTACCGCGTGCTCGACGTGGAGCAGGAGGACGGCCGCCTGGCCGCCGCCGCGCTGGGCCGCGAAGGCGTGCCGGTCACCGTGATCGGCCAGCACGTGATCGACGGCTACGACACCGCCGCCCTGGACGCGCACCTGCAGCCGCTCGGCTACCGCGTCTACTGA
- a CDS encoding peptidylprolyl isomerase, which yields MSLIAHFDTARGPIKIELYPDKAPLTVANFVNLAKRGFYDGLNFHRVIADFMIQGGCPEGSGRGGPGYRFEDETDNGVRHERGVLSMANAGPSTNGSQFFITHTATPWLDGKHTVFGKVIEGLDVVDSVAQGDAINKITIEGDADAVLAAKADRVAEWNRLLSA from the coding sequence ATGTCCCTGATCGCCCATTTCGACACCGCCCGCGGCCCGATCAAGATCGAGCTGTACCCCGACAAGGCGCCGCTGACCGTGGCCAACTTCGTGAACCTGGCCAAGCGCGGCTTCTACGACGGGCTGAACTTCCACCGCGTGATCGCCGACTTCATGATCCAGGGCGGCTGCCCGGAAGGCTCCGGCCGCGGCGGCCCGGGCTACCGTTTCGAGGACGAGACCGACAACGGCGTGCGCCACGAGCGCGGCGTGCTGTCGATGGCCAACGCCGGCCCCAGCACCAACGGCAGCCAGTTCTTCATCACCCACACCGCCACCCCGTGGCTGGACGGCAAGCACACCGTGTTCGGCAAGGTGATCGAGGGCCTGGACGTGGTCGACAGCGTCGCTCAGGGCGATGCGATCAACAAGATCACCATCGAAGGCGACGCCGATGCGGTGCTGGCCGCCAAGGCCGACCGCGTCGCCGAGTGGAACCGCCTGCTCAGCGCCTGA
- the typA gene encoding translational GTPase TypA: MSIENLRNIAIVAHVDHGKTTLVDCLLKQSGTLSERTVLAERVMDSNDQEKERGITILAKNTAITWQGNRINIVDTPGHADFGGEVERVLSMVDSVLILVDAMDGPMPQTRFVTQKAFAMGFKPIVVVNKIDRPGARPDWVIDQVFDLFDKLGATNEQLDFPIVYASALHGYASLDDSAREGDMTPLYEAIMKHVAPPQVDPDGPFQMRISQLDYNNFVGLIGIGRIQRGKIRKNMPVSIVDREGKKRQGKVLQVLGFMGLERVEVEEAEAGDIIAISGVAELSISDTVCALDAPEALPALTVDEPTISMTFQVNNSPFAGHKEHSGGKFITSRQIRERLERETLHNVALKVEEGSDPDKFLVSGRGELHLSVLIENMRREGFELAVSRPEVIIKEIDGQLMEPVEQLVVDIEEQHQGGVMEKLGVRKGQLKNMEPDGKGRVRLDYLIPARGLIGFQNEFRTLTQGSGLLFHVFDHYGPREQGAIAKRQNGVMIANAPGATPAYALGPLEERGRLFAAEGDNVYEGQLIGIHSKDNDLTVNAIKTKPLTNMRASGKDDAIKLTPAIKYTLEQALDFIEDDELVEVTPKEIRLRKKFLTESDRKRAGRGG, translated from the coding sequence ATGTCCATCGAAAATCTTCGCAATATCGCCATCGTCGCCCACGTCGACCATGGCAAGACCACCCTCGTCGACTGCCTGCTGAAGCAGTCCGGCACCCTCTCCGAGCGCACGGTGCTGGCCGAGCGCGTGATGGACAGCAACGATCAGGAAAAGGAACGTGGCATCACGATCCTGGCCAAGAACACGGCCATCACCTGGCAGGGCAACCGCATCAACATCGTCGACACCCCCGGACACGCCGACTTCGGCGGCGAAGTGGAGCGCGTGCTGTCGATGGTGGACTCGGTGCTGATCCTGGTCGACGCGATGGACGGGCCGATGCCGCAGACCCGCTTCGTGACCCAGAAGGCCTTCGCGATGGGCTTCAAGCCGATCGTGGTGGTCAACAAGATCGACCGCCCCGGCGCGCGTCCTGACTGGGTGATCGACCAGGTGTTCGACCTGTTCGACAAGCTCGGCGCGACCAACGAGCAGCTCGACTTCCCGATCGTCTACGCCTCGGCGCTGCACGGCTACGCGAGCCTGGACGACAGCGCCCGGGAAGGCGACATGACCCCGCTGTACGAAGCGATCATGAAGCACGTGGCGCCGCCGCAGGTGGACCCGGACGGTCCGTTCCAGATGCGCATCAGCCAGCTGGACTACAACAACTTCGTCGGCCTGATCGGCATCGGCCGCATCCAGCGCGGCAAGATCCGCAAGAACATGCCGGTCAGCATCGTCGACCGCGAAGGCAAGAAGCGCCAGGGCAAGGTGCTGCAGGTGCTGGGCTTCATGGGCCTGGAGCGCGTGGAAGTCGAAGAGGCCGAGGCCGGCGACATCATCGCCATCTCCGGCGTCGCCGAGCTGAGCATCTCCGACACCGTCTGCGCGCTGGACGCCCCGGAAGCGCTGCCGGCGCTGACCGTGGACGAGCCGACCATCTCGATGACCTTCCAGGTCAACAACTCGCCGTTCGCCGGCCACAAGGAACACAGCGGCGGAAAGTTCATCACCAGCCGCCAGATCCGCGAGCGCCTGGAGCGCGAGACGTTGCACAACGTCGCGCTGAAGGTCGAGGAAGGCTCGGACCCGGACAAGTTCCTGGTCTCCGGCCGCGGCGAGCTGCACCTGTCGGTGCTGATCGAGAACATGCGCCGCGAAGGCTTCGAGCTGGCGGTGTCGCGCCCGGAAGTGATCATCAAGGAGATCGACGGGCAGCTGATGGAGCCGGTCGAGCAGCTGGTGGTGGACATCGAGGAACAGCACCAGGGCGGCGTGATGGAGAAGCTGGGCGTGCGCAAGGGCCAGCTGAAGAACATGGAGCCGGACGGCAAGGGCCGAGTGCGCCTGGACTACCTGATCCCGGCGCGTGGCCTGATCGGCTTCCAGAACGAGTTCCGCACCCTGACCCAGGGCTCGGGCCTGCTGTTCCACGTGTTCGACCACTACGGTCCGCGCGAGCAGGGCGCCATCGCCAAGCGCCAGAACGGCGTGATGATCGCCAACGCGCCGGGCGCCACCCCCGCCTACGCGCTGGGGCCGCTGGAAGAGCGCGGCCGCCTGTTCGCCGCCGAAGGCGACAACGTGTACGAAGGCCAGCTGATCGGCATCCACTCCAAGGACAACGATCTGACCGTCAACGCGATCAAGACCAAGCCGCTGACCAACATGCGCGCCTCGGGCAAGGACGATGCGATCAAGCTGACCCCGGCGATCAAGTACACGCTGGAGCAGGCGCTGGACTTCATCGAGGACGACGAGCTGGTCGAAGTCACCCCGAAGGAAATCCGCCTGCGCAAGAAGTTCCTGACCGAAAGCGATCGCAAGCGCGCCGGTCGCGGCGGCTGA
- a CDS encoding DUF2127 domain-containing protein, translating to MARKKAYNPDPHAHPGLHLIALLEAGKGLLAVLAATGLELMGPLPLRAAVGRLIVRFSLDPEHGALPSLLTMINPGAVHLAAAGMLAYGVLHIVEAWGLWRAKAWASMLGCVSAAIYLPFDIYAIVRHPGWAAWAVLAINLAVVGILARDLIRRRRRPAA from the coding sequence GTGGCCCGCAAGAAGGCGTACAACCCGGATCCGCATGCGCATCCGGGCCTGCACCTGATCGCACTGCTGGAGGCCGGCAAGGGCCTGCTGGCGGTGCTGGCGGCCACGGGGCTGGAACTGATGGGCCCGCTGCCGCTGCGCGCGGCGGTGGGCCGGCTGATCGTCCGCTTCAGCCTGGACCCGGAGCACGGCGCGCTGCCGTCGCTGCTCACCATGATCAATCCCGGCGCGGTGCACCTGGCCGCCGCCGGCATGCTCGCCTACGGCGTGCTGCATATCGTCGAAGCCTGGGGCCTGTGGCGCGCCAAGGCCTGGGCGTCCATGCTGGGCTGCGTCTCGGCGGCCATCTACCTGCCGTTCGACATCTACGCGATCGTGCGCCATCCCGGCTGGGCCGCGTGGGCGGTGCTGGCGATCAACCTCGCCGTGGTTGGCATCCTGGCCCGCGACCTGATCCGGCGCCGGCGCCGTCCTGCCGCCTGA
- a CDS encoding amidase, translating into MRLLPALLLCGALAGCRHGALPDPAATAPTSAPAAFAHAEADIATLQAQMARGTLDSAGLTAAYLRRIDALDRRGPALHAIIERNPQALDDARRLDAERSAGHLRGPLHGIPIVLKDNIDARPMANSAGSLALAGFHPQHDAFLVQRLRQAGAVILGKSNLSEWANFRSSASSSGWSARGGQTRNPYVLDRNPCGSSAGTGVAVSANLAAAGIGTETDGSIVCPAAVNGLVGLKPTVGLVSRDGIIPISASQDTAGPMTRSVADAAALLTVLAAADAADPATAAAPRAPGYDYSAHLRRDALRGARIGLLPSPLTQTADIAAAQARAVATLRAAGAVVVDARIPSAGQWDDAELTVLLTEFKAGLERYLDTRQAPLRTLAQLIAFNRAHAGRELAHFDQALFERAQATGGLDDPAYLAARAKARRLAGPDGIDAALRAQRLDALIAPTTGRAWKTDPLHGDDFPGASYGAAAVAGYPSLTVPMGASDGLPLGLIFIGGAWSEPRLIELGYAYEQRSRARTPPTFLPTLPSAQATDAP; encoded by the coding sequence ATGCGTCTGCTGCCCGCCCTGCTGTTGTGCGGTGCCCTCGCCGGCTGCCGGCATGGCGCCCTGCCCGACCCTGCCGCGACCGCGCCAACGTCTGCGCCGGCCGCATTCGCCCACGCCGAAGCCGACATCGCCACGCTGCAGGCGCAGATGGCGCGCGGCACGCTCGACAGCGCCGGCCTGACCGCCGCCTACCTGCGGCGCATCGACGCGCTGGACCGGCGCGGACCGGCGCTGCACGCGATCATCGAGCGCAACCCGCAGGCCCTGGACGACGCGCGCCGGCTGGACGCCGAACGCAGCGCCGGCCACCTGCGCGGCCCGCTGCACGGCATCCCGATCGTGCTGAAGGACAACATCGATGCGCGGCCGATGGCCAACTCGGCCGGCTCGCTGGCGCTGGCCGGATTCCACCCGCAGCACGACGCGTTCCTGGTGCAGCGCCTGCGCCAGGCCGGCGCGGTGATCCTGGGCAAGAGCAACCTCAGCGAATGGGCCAACTTCCGCTCCAGCGCATCCAGCTCCGGCTGGAGCGCGCGCGGCGGGCAGACCCGCAACCCGTACGTGCTCGACCGCAATCCCTGCGGCTCCAGCGCCGGCACCGGCGTGGCGGTGTCGGCGAACCTGGCCGCGGCCGGCATCGGCACCGAGACCGACGGCAGCATCGTCTGCCCGGCCGCGGTGAACGGCCTGGTCGGGCTGAAGCCGACCGTGGGCCTGGTCAGCCGCGACGGCATCATCCCGATCTCCGCCAGCCAGGACACCGCCGGGCCGATGACCCGCAGCGTCGCCGACGCCGCGGCGCTGTTGACCGTGCTGGCCGCGGCCGACGCGGCCGATCCGGCCACCGCCGCGGCGCCACGCGCGCCCGGCTACGACTACAGCGCGCACCTGCGCCGCGACGCGCTGCGCGGCGCGCGCATCGGCCTGTTGCCCTCGCCACTGACCCAGACAGCGGACATCGCCGCGGCGCAGGCGCGCGCGGTGGCCACGCTGCGCGCGGCCGGTGCCGTCGTGGTCGACGCGCGCATCCCCAGCGCCGGGCAATGGGACGACGCCGAACTGACGGTGCTGCTGACCGAATTCAAGGCCGGGCTGGAGCGCTACCTCGACACGCGCCAGGCGCCGCTGCGCACCCTGGCGCAGCTGATCGCGTTCAACCGCGCGCATGCCGGGCGCGAACTGGCGCATTTCGACCAGGCCCTGTTCGAACGGGCGCAGGCCACCGGCGGACTCGACGACCCGGCCTACCTGGCGGCACGGGCCAAGGCCAGGCGCCTGGCCGGCCCGGACGGCATCGACGCGGCGCTGCGCGCGCAGCGGCTGGACGCGCTGATCGCGCCGACCACCGGCCGCGCCTGGAAAACCGATCCGCTCCATGGCGACGACTTCCCCGGCGCCAGCTACGGCGCGGCGGCAGTGGCCGGTTATCCGAGCCTGACCGTGCCGATGGGCGCCAGCGACGGCTTGCCGCTGGGATTGATCTTCATCGGCGGCGCCTGGAGCGAACCGCGCCTGATCGAGCTGGGCTACGCCTACGAGCAGCGCAGCCGCGCACGCACGCCGCCGACGTTCCTGCCGACGCTGCCATCCGCGCAGGCAACGGATGCGCCATGA
- a CDS encoding mechanosensitive ion channel family protein yields MDLDWIPWRDYTLPIGAALVLGFLAWWLLLRIAQRMRGRDYRRARIIGVVSVPMAFLLPMLMLSFALESTPLDERALTDLQHLLHIGMIGCVTWLLVRGVAALERAILRSYPIEVADNLTARRVQTQTRVLARVAMGTIVLLGTSVVLLTFPAVRQIGTTLLASAGIIGLVAGIAAKPVFGNLIAGLQIALTQPIRLDDVVIVEGEWGRIEEIGSSYVVVRIWDKRRMVVPLTWFIENPFQNWTRSSADLLGTAFLWLDYRTPMAQVRAELERICRSEPLWDGQVCVTQVTETSESTIQVRLLVSARNSGDAFDLRCIVRERMIDFLTREHPYALPKLRAEISSDSARAPRPPSTTSDSAAMRSPGAEDGAPAATAAPGVGEPKPAA; encoded by the coding sequence CTGGACCTTGACTGGATCCCGTGGCGTGACTACACGCTGCCGATCGGCGCCGCGCTGGTGCTCGGCTTCCTCGCCTGGTGGCTGTTGCTGCGCATTGCCCAGCGCATGCGTGGGCGCGACTACCGGCGCGCGCGCATCATCGGCGTGGTCAGCGTGCCGATGGCGTTCCTGCTGCCGATGCTGATGCTCAGCTTCGCGCTGGAATCCACGCCGCTGGACGAGCGCGCGCTGACCGACCTGCAGCACCTGCTGCACATCGGCATGATCGGCTGCGTGACCTGGCTGCTGGTACGCGGCGTCGCCGCGCTGGAGCGGGCGATCCTGCGCAGCTATCCGATCGAGGTGGCCGACAACCTGACCGCGCGCCGGGTCCAGACCCAGACCCGGGTGCTGGCGCGCGTGGCGATGGGCACGATCGTCCTGCTCGGCACCTCGGTGGTGCTGCTGACCTTCCCGGCGGTGCGGCAGATCGGCACCACGCTGCTGGCCTCGGCCGGCATCATCGGCCTGGTTGCCGGCATCGCCGCCAAGCCGGTGTTCGGCAACCTGATCGCCGGCCTGCAGATCGCCTTGACCCAGCCGATCCGGCTCGACGACGTGGTCATCGTCGAAGGCGAGTGGGGCCGCATCGAGGAGATCGGCAGTTCCTATGTGGTGGTGCGCATCTGGGACAAGCGGCGCATGGTGGTGCCGTTGACCTGGTTCATCGAGAACCCCTTCCAGAACTGGACGCGCAGCAGCGCCGATCTGCTCGGCACCGCGTTCCTGTGGCTGGACTACCGCACGCCGATGGCGCAGGTGCGCGCCGAACTGGAGCGGATCTGCAGGAGCGAACCGCTGTGGGACGGGCAGGTCTGCGTGACCCAGGTCACCGAGACCAGCGAGAGCACGATCCAGGTGCGCCTGCTGGTCAGCGCGCGCAACTCCGGCGATGCGTTCGACCTGCGCTGCATCGTGCGCGAGCGGATGATCGACTTCCTGACCCGCGAGCATCCCTATGCCTTGCCGAAGCTGCGTGCCGAGATCTCCTCCGACAGCGCGCGCGCGCCGCGCCCGCCGTCCACGACCAGCGATTCGGCGGCGATGCGCTCGCCCGGCGCCGAGGATGGGGCACCGGCGGCGACAGCGGCGCCTGGTGTGGGCGAACCGAAGCCGGCGGCGTAG
- a CDS encoding 3-deoxy-7-phosphoheptulonate synthase class II, protein MNLSVPPIAPESVQPSWTPASWRGKPALQMPVYPDAQALEATLGELRHLPPLVTSWEIFALKKQLAEAQEGKRFLLQGGDCAENFSDCESGTISNRLKVLLQMSLVLVHGLRLPVVRVGRYAGQYAKPRSADTETRDGVTLPSYRGDVVNGPEFTAQARVPDPQRMITAHSRSAMTMNFVRALIDGGFADLHHPEYWNLSWVGYSPLAEDYQKMVSSIGDAVRFMETLSGAQLYNLNRVDFYTSHEALLLPYEEALTREVPRQWGWFNLSTHYPWIGMRTAALDGAHVEYFRGIRNPIAIKVGPSAQPDQLLRLIDVLNPEDEPGRLTFIHRMGAAQIAQKLPPLLDAVKRDGRRVLWVCDAMHGNTESTSNGYKTRRYDNVLGEVEQSFDIHAAAGTRLGGVHLELTGEDVTECTGGARELTERDLERAYRSSVDPRLNYEQSLEIALAIVRKQNGRSVPLTTD, encoded by the coding sequence ATGAACCTGTCCGTCCCCCCGATCGCGCCCGAATCCGTCCAGCCGTCCTGGACGCCCGCCAGCTGGCGCGGCAAACCCGCGCTGCAGATGCCGGTGTATCCGGACGCGCAGGCCCTGGAGGCGACGCTGGGCGAATTGCGCCACCTGCCGCCGCTGGTCACCTCGTGGGAGATCTTCGCCCTGAAGAAGCAGCTGGCCGAGGCGCAGGAAGGCAAGCGCTTCCTGCTGCAGGGTGGCGACTGCGCGGAGAACTTCAGCGACTGCGAATCGGGCACCATCTCCAACCGGCTCAAGGTGCTGCTGCAGATGAGCCTGGTGCTGGTGCACGGGCTGCGCCTGCCGGTGGTGCGGGTCGGCCGCTACGCCGGGCAGTACGCCAAGCCGCGCTCGGCCGATACCGAGACCCGCGACGGCGTGACCCTGCCCAGCTACCGCGGCGACGTGGTCAACGGCCCGGAATTCACCGCGCAGGCGCGCGTGCCCGACCCGCAGCGGATGATCACCGCGCACTCGCGTTCGGCGATGACGATGAACTTCGTGCGCGCGCTGATCGACGGCGGCTTCGCCGACCTGCACCATCCCGAGTACTGGAACCTGAGCTGGGTCGGCTATTCGCCGCTGGCCGAGGACTACCAGAAGATGGTGTCCTCGATCGGCGACGCGGTACGCTTCATGGAGACCCTGTCCGGCGCGCAGCTGTACAACCTCAACCGGGTCGACTTCTATACCTCGCACGAAGCGCTGCTGCTGCCGTACGAGGAAGCGCTGACCCGCGAGGTGCCGCGGCAGTGGGGCTGGTTCAACCTCAGCACGCACTATCCGTGGATCGGCATGCGCACCGCCGCGCTGGACGGCGCGCACGTGGAATATTTCCGCGGCATCCGCAACCCGATCGCGATCAAGGTCGGGCCGTCGGCGCAGCCGGACCAGTTGCTGCGCCTGATCGACGTGCTCAATCCCGAGGACGAGCCGGGCCGGCTGACCTTCATCCACCGCATGGGCGCGGCGCAGATCGCGCAGAAGCTGCCGCCGCTGCTGGACGCGGTCAAGCGCGACGGCCGCCGCGTGCTGTGGGTGTGCGATGCGATGCACGGCAACACCGAGAGCACCAGCAACGGCTACAAGACGCGGCGCTACGACAACGTGCTGGGCGAGGTGGAGCAGTCGTTCGACATCCACGCCGCGGCCGGCACGCGCCTGGGCGGCGTGCACCTGGAGTTGACCGGCGAGGACGTCACCGAATGCACCGGCGGCGCGCGCGAGCTGACCGAGCGCGACCTGGAGCGGGCGTACCGTTCCAGCGTGGACCCGCGCCTGAACTACGAGCAGTCGCTGGAGATCGCGCTGGCGATCGTGCGCAAGCAGAACGGCCGCAGCGTGCCGCTGACGACGGACTGA
- a CDS encoding TonB-dependent receptor has product MTPRPLSTAIALVLLAAPGLVLAADAATADTGPERTTDLDAVTVTAKLEAARNALSPDIGSSQYTITAEDIARLPLGASTPLNQVLLQAPGVVQDSYGGIHVRGDHANLQYRINGVLIPESISGFGQSLDPRTIKSIKLLDGALPAQFGDRTAAVVDITTKNGVELGDGGSIGLTGGSYGTLNPNASWWGSSGRWSWFVTGDYAQNKNGLENPVDSRRPTHDTSHQGKGFADLSYLIDENTRLSLLVGYANNRFQIPNNPGQTPAFDYLGSTGFDSSRLDEDQRENTRFGTLVLQGALGATSYQLSAGQRYSSVAFSPDVAGDLIFNGVASQVDRSNRANTVQADFSTPLGDAHTLRYGLYGNFEHAIASNDSYVFPADADGNQTGNVPLFIADASRFHASTYALYLQDEWKLGDDWTVNYGVRGDRYKAFGSTEGQLSPRLGVVWQAGADTTVHAGYARYFTPPASELISTSDIALYDGTTNQQSTAGGATTPLSERSDYYDLGISQVVNEHLTLGLDTYYRKADRLQDEGQFGAAYVYSTFNYRNGRIRGAEFSADYSNGPVTAYFNAAYSKAMGKRVMTSLYNFDPDALAYAYDNWIHLDHDQKFTSSGGIDYALAGDSRIGANYLFGSGLRTDTDTVPNGAELPAYFQLNLSAGHDFALGAHPLHTQLAVLNVLDRSYQLRDGGGIGVFAPQWAPRRGVYLSLQQDF; this is encoded by the coding sequence ATGACTCCTCGCCCCCTCTCCACCGCCATCGCCCTCGTCCTGCTCGCCGCGCCCGGCCTGGTCCTCGCCGCAGACGCGGCCACCGCCGACACCGGCCCCGAACGCACCACCGACCTGGACGCGGTCACCGTCACCGCCAAGCTCGAAGCGGCGCGCAACGCGCTGTCGCCGGACATCGGCAGCAGCCAGTACACCATCACCGCCGAGGACATCGCGCGGCTGCCGCTGGGCGCCTCCACCCCGCTCAACCAGGTGCTGCTGCAGGCGCCGGGCGTGGTCCAGGATTCGTACGGCGGCATCCACGTGCGCGGCGACCATGCCAACCTGCAGTACCGCATCAACGGCGTGCTGATCCCCGAGTCGATCTCCGGCTTCGGCCAGAGCCTGGACCCGCGCACCATCAAGAGCATCAAGTTGCTCGATGGCGCGTTGCCGGCGCAGTTCGGCGACCGCACCGCGGCGGTGGTCGACATCACCACCAAGAACGGCGTGGAACTGGGCGACGGCGGCAGCATCGGCCTCACCGGCGGCTCCTACGGCACGCTCAATCCGAACGCCTCCTGGTGGGGCAGCAGCGGCCGCTGGAGCTGGTTCGTCACCGGCGACTACGCGCAGAACAAGAACGGCCTGGAGAATCCGGTCGACAGCCGCCGTCCCACGCACGACACCTCGCACCAGGGCAAGGGCTTCGCCGACCTCAGCTATCTGATCGACGAGAACACCCGGCTCAGCCTGCTGGTCGGCTACGCCAACAACCGCTTCCAGATCCCGAACAATCCCGGGCAGACGCCCGCGTTCGACTACCTGGGCAGCACCGGCTTCGATTCGTCCAGGCTCGACGAGGACCAGCGCGAGAACACCCGCTTCGGCACCCTGGTGCTGCAGGGCGCGCTCGGCGCCACCAGCTACCAGCTGTCGGCCGGGCAGCGCTACAGCAGCGTCGCGTTCTCGCCCGACGTCGCCGGCGACCTGATCTTCAACGGCGTCGCCTCGCAGGTGGACCGCAGCAACCGCGCCAACACCGTGCAGGCCGACTTCTCCACCCCGCTCGGCGACGCGCACACCCTGCGCTACGGCCTGTACGGCAATTTCGAGCACGCCATCGCCAGCAACGATTCCTACGTGTTCCCCGCCGATGCCGACGGCAACCAGACCGGCAACGTGCCGCTGTTCATCGCCGACGCCAGCCGCTTCCACGCCAGCACCTACGCGCTGTACCTGCAGGACGAGTGGAAGCTCGGCGACGACTGGACCGTGAACTACGGCGTGCGCGGCGACCGCTACAAGGCCTTCGGCAGCACCGAAGGCCAGCTCAGCCCGCGCCTGGGCGTGGTCTGGCAAGCCGGCGCCGACACCACCGTGCACGCCGGCTACGCGCGCTACTTCACCCCGCCGGCCAGCGAACTGATCTCCACCAGCGACATCGCCCTGTACGACGGCACCACCAACCAACAGTCCACTGCCGGCGGCGCGACCACGCCGCTGAGCGAGCGCAGCGACTACTACGACCTGGGTATCTCGCAGGTGGTCAACGAGCACCTGACCCTGGGCCTGGACACCTACTACCGCAAGGCCGACCGCCTGCAGGACGAAGGCCAGTTCGGCGCCGCCTACGTCTACTCCACCTTCAACTACCGCAACGGCCGCATCCGCGGCGCGGAGTTCAGCGCCGACTACAGCAACGGGCCGGTCACCGCCTACTTCAACGCCGCCTACAGCAAGGCGATGGGCAAGCGGGTCATGACCAGCCTGTACAACTTCGACCCCGACGCGCTGGCCTACGCCTACGACAACTGGATCCACCTGGACCACGACCAGAAGTTCACCTCCTCCGGCGGCATCGACTACGCGCTTGCCGGCGACAGCCGGATCGGCGCCAACTACCTGTTCGGCAGCGGCCTGCGCACCGATACCGACACCGTGCCCAACGGCGCCGAGCTGCCGGCGTATTTCCAGTTGAACCTCAGCGCCGGCCACGACTTCGCGCTCGGCGCGCATCCGCTGCACACGCAACTGGCGGTGCTCAACGTGCTCGATCGCAGCTACCAGCTGCGCGACGGCGGCGGCATCGGCGTGTTCGCCCCGCAATGGGCGCCGCGCCGCGGCGTGTACCTGAGCCTGCAGCAGGATTTCTGA